Proteins encoded together in one Lathyrus oleraceus cultivar Zhongwan6 chromosome 5, CAAS_Psat_ZW6_1.0, whole genome shotgun sequence window:
- the LOC127086229 gene encoding pentatricopeptide repeat-containing protein At5g66500, mitochondrial produces MRVRPLTLTLNCLSHFHSLSDHHQLLHRPISELNSLINSYVRRAQPFSAWNLFRSLRRLRSDIDAHTFTPLLRPSSPSLGKQFHAQMIRTGVDSGTVPKTALLDMYSRHGSLDDSLKVFDEMLHRDVVAWNALLSCFLRCGQPHEAIGVLREMGRENVELSEFTLCSVLKSCASLKALELGRQVHGLVVSLGRDLVVLSTALIDFYCSVGCVNHALNVFYSLNGWKDDMMHNSLVSGCIRNGRYGEAFKVMSLVKPNVVAFTSVLVSCSEKLDLVTGKQVHCVAVRRGFTFDTQLCNVLLDMYAKCGKISLARSVFDGIRRKDVISWTCMIDAYGRNGCGKEAIELFQSMREDGSEVLPNSVTFLSVLSACDHSGMVEEGKKCFNMMREKYGIDPEPEHYACFIDVLGRAGNIEEVWSAYQNMIKQGTKPTAGVWIALLNACSLSQDFERGEFAAKHLLLLDPDKASNIVLVSNFYAAIGRWDCVDELRSIMRTKGLVKEAGNSWIGEGFNGHARSLST; encoded by the coding sequence ATGCGGGTGCGGCCATTAACGTTAACATTGAATTGTTTATCTCACTTTCACTCTCTCTCCGACCACCACCAACTCCTCCACCGACCCATTTCCGAACTAAACTCCCTCATCAACTCCTACGTTCGCCGAGCTCAACCCTTCTCCGCATGGAACCTCTTCCGCTCTCTCCGTCGTTTACGTTCCGACATCGATGCTCACACATTCACCCCTCTCTTACGTCCATCTTCTCCATCACTCGGTAAACAATTCCACGCACAAATGATCAGAACCGGTGTAGATTCCGGAACTGTTCCAAAAACCGCACTCCTTGATATGTATTCAAGGCACGGCTCATTGGATGATTCCCTTAAGGTGTTTGACGAAATGCTTCACAGGGATGTAGTTGCTTGGAATGCTTTGTTGTCGTGCTTTTTGCGATGCGGGCAACCTCACGAGGCGATTGGTGTTCTAAGGGAAATGGGGAGAGAGAATGTTGAGCTTAGTGAGTTTACATTGTGTTCTGTTTTGAAGTCGTGTGCTTCTTTGAAGGCTTTGGAACTTGGTAGACAGGTTCATGGATTGGTGGTTTCGTTGGGGCGTGATTTGGTTGTTTTGAGTACTGCTCTCATTGATTTTTATTGTAGTGTTGGGTGTGTTAATCATGCTTTGAATGTGTTTTATAGTTTGAATGGTTGGAaagatgatatgatgcataatTCGTTGGTTTCTGGGTGTATTAGAAATGGGAGATATGGGGAGGCGTTTAAAGTTATGAGCTTGGTGAAGCCCAATGTTGTTGCATTCACTAGTGTTCTGGTTAGTTGCTCTGAGAAATTGGATTTGGTTACAGGGAAACAAGTGCATTGTGTTGCGGTTCGTAGGGGTTTTACTTTTGATACCCAATTATGTAATGTACTGTTGGACATGTATGCAAAATGTGGGAAGATTTCACTTGCCCGCTCAGTGTTTGATGGAATTCGTCGAAAGGATGTGATTTCATGGACTTGTATGATTGATGCATATGGAAGAAATGGGTGTGGAAAGGAAGCTATCGAGCTCTTTCAGAGTATGAGGGAGGATGGGAGTGAGGTGTTGCCGAATTCTGTGACTTTTTTATCTGTTTTATCAGCTTGTGATCATTCTGGGATGGTGGAGGAAGGAAAAAAATGTTTCAATATGATGAGAGAGAAATATGGCATTGACCCAGAACCGGAACACTATGCATGCTTCATAGATGTCTTAGGCCGAGCCGGTAATATAGAAGAAGTATGGTCTGCTTATCAAAATATGATTAAGCAGGGTACTAAACCTACTGCAGGAGTATGGATAGCGTTGTTGAATGCTTGCAGTCTCAGTCAAGATTTTGAAAGAGGCGAGTTTGCCGCAAAGCATCTTTTGTTGTTGGATCCCGACAAAGCTAGCAATATTGTGCTTGTATCAAACTTTTATGCAGCCATTGGTAGGTGGGATTGTGTTGATGAACTGAGAAGCATAATGAGGACAAAAGGGTTGGTCAAGGAAGCTGGGAATAGCTGGATCGGCGAGGGCTTCAATGGACATGCCAGGTCACTATCTACTTGA